The following coding sequences are from one Passer domesticus isolate bPasDom1 chromosome 11, bPasDom1.hap1, whole genome shotgun sequence window:
- the MLF1 gene encoding myeloid leukemia factor 1 isoform X2, producing MFGGLGRCFEEDPFFRDPFAAHHEHMRQLLRNFPDPFGRDPFLSLPEGGERPAERRAGGRAQRDSQVATRGTRRWDAQFVDPFSAMDRMMSDMRNSMLEMHRKFDDLSIQPEGHSFSSSSMMTYSKVGDEPPKVFQATAQTRTAPGGVKETRKALKDSESGVEKIAVGHHLQDRAHVVRKSRNSRTGDEEMNQEFINMDESEAGTFDEEWQKEVMKFRPCRSREAVEASRPRSVRYSPREGASRREKPLGAPGSRMPRDSLEALSVKGTPVPLKGSRK from the exons GGATCCCTTTGCTGCCCACCATGAGCACAtgaggcagctgctgaggaacTTCCCCGACCCTTTCGGCCGGGATCCGTTCCTGAGCCTCCCGGAGGGAGGGGAGAGACCGGCGGAGAGGAGAGCGGGCGGCAGAGCCCAGCGGGACTCGCAGGTGGCCACGAGGGGCACCCGCAGG TGGGATGCACAGTTTGTGGATCCGTTTTCTGCAATGGACAGGATGATGTCAGACATGAGAAACAGCATGCTGGAAATGCACAGGAAATTT GATGATCTGTCCATCCAGCCTGAGGGACACAGCTTCAGCTCCTCCTCCATGATGACCTATTCCAAAGTGGGGGATGAACCTCCCAAAGTTTTCCAAGCCACAGCCCAGACCCGCACGGCTCCAGGAGGG GttaaagaaacaagaaaagcaCTGAAGGATTCTGAAAGTGGCGTGGAGAAAATAGCTGTTGGTCACCACCTCCAGGATCGGGCTCATGTCGTCAGAAAATCCAGGAACTCCAGGACTGGGGATGAGGAGATGAACCAAGAATTCATCAACATGGATGAAT CTGAGGCTGGCACCTTCGATGAGGAGTGGCAGAAGGAGGTGATGAAGTTCAGGCCTTGCCGaagcagagaagctgtggaggCTTCAAGACCCAGAAGTGTCCGTTACAGCCCCAGGGAAGGTGCCTCAAGAAG AGAGAAGCCGCTTGGAGCTCCAGGATCCAGAATGCCCAGGGACTCCTTGGAGGCTCTCAGTGTGAAAGGAACCCCTGTCCCCCTGAAGGGCTCCAGGAAGTAA
- the MLF1 gene encoding myeloid leukemia factor 1 isoform X1 translates to MFGGLGRCFEEDPFFRDPFAAHHEHMRQLLRNFPDPFGRDPFLSLPEGGERPAERRAGGRAQRDSQVATRGTRRATSFSLMPFAGFGRGWDAQFVDPFSAMDRMMSDMRNSMLEMHRKFDDLSIQPEGHSFSSSSMMTYSKVGDEPPKVFQATAQTRTAPGGVKETRKALKDSESGVEKIAVGHHLQDRAHVVRKSRNSRTGDEEMNQEFINMDESEAGTFDEEWQKEVMKFRPCRSREAVEASRPRSVRYSPREGASRREKPLGAPGSRMPRDSLEALSVKGTPVPLKGSRK, encoded by the exons GGATCCCTTTGCTGCCCACCATGAGCACAtgaggcagctgctgaggaacTTCCCCGACCCTTTCGGCCGGGATCCGTTCCTGAGCCTCCCGGAGGGAGGGGAGAGACCGGCGGAGAGGAGAGCGGGCGGCAGAGCCCAGCGGGACTCGCAGGTGGCCACGAGGGGCACCCGCAGG GCCACAAGCTTCTCCCTCATGCCCTTTGCAGGTTTTGGGAGAGGG TGGGATGCACAGTTTGTGGATCCGTTTTCTGCAATGGACAGGATGATGTCAGACATGAGAAACAGCATGCTGGAAATGCACAGGAAATTT GATGATCTGTCCATCCAGCCTGAGGGACACAGCTTCAGCTCCTCCTCCATGATGACCTATTCCAAAGTGGGGGATGAACCTCCCAAAGTTTTCCAAGCCACAGCCCAGACCCGCACGGCTCCAGGAGGG GttaaagaaacaagaaaagcaCTGAAGGATTCTGAAAGTGGCGTGGAGAAAATAGCTGTTGGTCACCACCTCCAGGATCGGGCTCATGTCGTCAGAAAATCCAGGAACTCCAGGACTGGGGATGAGGAGATGAACCAAGAATTCATCAACATGGATGAAT CTGAGGCTGGCACCTTCGATGAGGAGTGGCAGAAGGAGGTGATGAAGTTCAGGCCTTGCCGaagcagagaagctgtggaggCTTCAAGACCCAGAAGTGTCCGTTACAGCCCCAGGGAAGGTGCCTCAAGAAG AGAGAAGCCGCTTGGAGCTCCAGGATCCAGAATGCCCAGGGACTCCTTGGAGGCTCTCAGTGTGAAAGGAACCCCTGTCCCCCTGAAGGGCTCCAGGAAGTAA